The Cricetulus griseus strain 17A/GY chromosome 9, alternate assembly CriGri-PICRH-1.0, whole genome shotgun sequence genome has a segment encoding these proteins:
- the LOC113837246 gene encoding zinc finger protein 579: MDPQPPPPAQGSPPHRGRGRGRGRGRGRGRGRGRGGTGAPRAPLPCPTCGRLFRFPYYLSRHRLSHSGLRPHACPLCPKAFRRPAHLSRHLRGHGPQPPLRCAACPRTFPEPAQLRRHLAQEHAGGEVDVSTQRAVKEEPEASWGPQDEGVEQPSTAAAGGAEEVVAAAAAAAAEWPETWPSGDPAPLAAPTSTDPRESEAKEAEAGAAELRAELALAAGRQEEKQVLLQADWTLLCLRCREAFATKGELKAHPCLRPEGEQEGEGGPPPRPKRHQCSICLKAFARPWSLSRHRLVHSTDRPFVCPDCGLAFRLASYLRQHRRVHGPLSLLAPLPGAGKKDDKSSGGRNSGRGPEGGEGAECGGASEGGEGGQNGGDATPARPPAGEPRFWCPECGKGFRRRAHLRQHGVTHSGARPFQCVRCQREFKRLADLARHAQVHAGGPAPHPCPRCPRRFSRAYSLLRHQRCHRAELERAELERATALQALQSQAAQSPQTPLKQETEGLPLSIAHIKEEPPSPGTPPQSPRAPPVFLSASCFDSQDHSAFEMEDEEVDSKAHLRGLGGLAS; this comes from the coding sequence ATGGACCCACAGCCCCCTCCACCTGCCCAGGGCAGCCCACCTCACCGTGGCCGAGGCCGTGGCCGTGGCCGCGGTCGAGGCCGTGGCCGTGGCCGTGGCCGAGGGGGTACTGGAGCCCCCAGGGCACCCCTGCCCTGCCCGACCTGTGGTCGCCTCTTCCGCTTCCCTTACTACTTGTCCCGACACCGGTTGAGCCACTCGGGCCTCCGGCCCCACGCCTGCCCCCTGTGTCCCAAAGCTTTCCGAAGGCCTGCCCACCTGTCCCGCCACCTTCGCGGCCACGGGCCCCAGCCCCCGCTGCGCTGCGCTGCGTGTCCACGCACCTTCCCGGAGCCGGCCCAGCTCAGGCGCCACCTGGCCCAGGAGCACGCGGGGGGCGAGGTGGACGTGTCCACGCAGAGAGCCGTGAAGGAGGAGCCCGAGGCCAGCTGGGGTCCACAGGACGAGGGTGTGGAGCAGCCCTCCACGGCCGCGGCTGGGGGTGCCGAGgaggtggtggcggcggcggcggcagcagcagcagagtggCCCGAGACGTGGCCCTCTGGGGACCCGGCCCCCCTGGCTGCCCCCACGAGTACCGATCCTCGGGAATCGGAGGCCAAGGAGGCCGAGGCCGGGGCCGCGGAGCTAAGGGCAGAGTTGGCCCTGGCCGCGGGGCGACAGGAAGAGAAACAGGTCCTCCTCCAGGCCGACTGGACGCTGCTGTGTCTCCGCTGTCGCGAAGCCTTCGCCACCAAGGGGGAACTCAAGGCGCACCCGTGTCTGCGCCCTGAGGGCGAGCAGGAGGGCGAAGGGGGACCCCCGCCCCGCCCCAAGCGACACCAGTGTTCTATTTGCCTCAAGGCTTTCGCCAGGCCCTGGTCCCTGTCGCGTCACCGCCTAGTCCACTCCACCGATCGGCCTTTCGTGTGTCCAGACTGCGGCCTGGCCTTCCGCCTGGCCTCCTACCTCCGCCAGCATCGCCGCGTCCACGGCCCTCTCAGCCTGCTGGCCCCACTGCCCGGGGCCGGTAAGAAGGACGACAAGTCCTCAGGTGGACGGAACTCAGGGAGAGGGCCTGAGGGGGGCGAAGGGGCAGAATGTGGGGGTGCATCGGAAGGGGGTGAAGGCGGGCAGAACGGAGGAGATGCCACCCCAGCCCGGCCCCCGGCGGGGGAGCCACGCTTCTGGTGCCCCGAGTGTGGCAAAGGTTTTCGACGCCGGGCACACCTGCGTCAACACGGGGTCACCCACTCTGGGGCCCGACCTTTCCAATGCGTGCGCTGCCAGCGGGAGTTCAAGCGACTGGCAGACCTGGCCCGCCACGCACAAGTCCACGCGGGGGGTCCCGCCCCGCATCCGTGCCCTCGATGCCCACGCCGCTTCTCCCGCGCCTACAGCCTCCTGCGCCACCAGCGCTGCCACCGCGCAGAGCTGGAACGGGCGGAGCTGGAGAGGGCCACCGCGTTGCAGGCGCTGCAGTCCCAGGCCGCACAGTCGCCCCAAACTCCGCTTAAGCAGGAGACAGAAGGGCTCCCTCTGTCCATTGCACACATCAAGGAAGAGCCGCCCTCACCCGGTACCCCACCACAGTCCCCGCGGGCTCCCCCTGTCTTTCTCAGCGCCTCCTGTTTTGACAGCCAAGACCATTCAGCCTTCGAGATGGAAGACGAGGAGGTGGACAGCAAGGCCCATCTCCGCGGATTGGGGGGCTTGGCCTCCTGA